Proteins from a single region of Nocardioides anomalus:
- a CDS encoding PhoH family protein → MTVPIKASSSSQAPAPTGVRTYVLDTSVLLADPGALRRFEEHEVVLPVVVITELEGKRHHPELGYFARTALRVLDELRITHGRLDEPVPVGEHGGTIRVELNHTDADTLPSGFRLGDNDTRILAVAHNLAAEGYQVTLVSKDLPLRIKASAVGLDAEEYRGETISESDPGYSGMAELEVAAGDLDELYDDGTLDLEAARDLPCHSGLVLLSERGTALGRVGADKQVHLVRGDRDAFGIHGRSAEQRIALELLLDPEVGIVSLGGRAGTGKSALALCAGLEATLERNEHKKVVVFRPLFAVGGQELGYLPGSEAEKMGPWGQAVFDTLGAVTSREVIEEILARGMLEVLPLTHIRGRSLHDSYVIVDEAQSLERNVLLTVLSRIGANSKVVLTHDVAQRDNLRVGRHDGVVAVVEKLKGHPLFAHVTLTRSERSPIAALVTEMLENVTL, encoded by the coding sequence GTGACCGTGCCGATCAAGGCCAGCTCGTCCAGCCAGGCTCCCGCTCCGACGGGTGTCCGCACCTACGTCCTCGACACCAGCGTCCTGCTGGCCGACCCCGGGGCGCTGCGGCGCTTCGAGGAGCACGAGGTCGTCCTCCCGGTGGTCGTGATCACCGAGCTCGAGGGCAAGCGGCACCACCCGGAGCTGGGGTACTTCGCCCGTACGGCGCTCCGCGTACTCGACGAGCTCCGCATCACCCACGGCCGCCTCGACGAGCCGGTGCCGGTGGGGGAGCACGGCGGCACCATCCGCGTCGAGCTCAACCACACCGACGCCGACACGCTGCCCTCGGGCTTCCGGCTCGGCGACAACGACACCCGGATCCTCGCGGTGGCCCACAACCTGGCCGCCGAGGGCTACCAGGTGACCCTGGTCAGCAAGGACCTGCCGCTGCGCATCAAGGCCTCGGCGGTGGGTCTGGACGCCGAGGAGTACCGCGGCGAGACCATCAGCGAGTCCGACCCCGGCTATTCCGGGATGGCCGAGCTGGAGGTGGCGGCCGGCGACCTCGACGAGCTGTACGACGACGGCACCCTCGACCTCGAGGCAGCCCGCGACCTGCCGTGCCACTCCGGGCTGGTGCTGCTCTCCGAGCGGGGTACGGCGCTGGGCCGCGTGGGCGCGGACAAGCAGGTCCACCTGGTGCGCGGCGACCGGGACGCCTTCGGCATCCACGGCCGCTCCGCCGAGCAGCGGATCGCCCTCGAGCTGCTCCTCGACCCTGAGGTCGGGATCGTCTCCCTGGGTGGCCGGGCCGGCACCGGCAAGTCCGCGCTGGCGCTGTGCGCCGGCCTCGAGGCGACCCTGGAGCGCAACGAGCACAAGAAGGTCGTGGTCTTCCGGCCACTGTTCGCGGTCGGCGGCCAGGAGCTCGGCTACCTGCCCGGCTCCGAGGCCGAGAAGATGGGCCCCTGGGGCCAGGCGGTCTTCGACACCCTCGGCGCCGTCACCTCGCGCGAGGTGATCGAGGAGATCCTGGCCCGCGGGATGCTCGAGGTGCTGCCGCTCACCCACATCCGCGGCCGCTCGCTGCACGATTCCTACGTCATCGTCGACGAGGCCCAGTCGCTGGAGCGCAACGTCCTGCTCACCGTGCTGTCGCGGATCGGGGCCAACTCCAAGGTCGTGCTCACCCACGACGTCGCCCAGCGCGACAACCTGCGGGTGGGCCGGCACGACGGCGTCGTCGCGGTGGTGGAGAAGCTCAAGGGCCACCCGCTCTTCGCGCACGTCACGCTCACCCGCTCCGAGCGGAGCCCGATCGCGGCCCTGGTCACCGAGATGCTGGAGAACGTCACACTCTGA
- a CDS encoding aggregation-promoting factor C-terminal-like domain-containing protein: protein MAVAGTVIAVGSGALSLGADGGTDGPASSAQVADALAPVTPVTAAADAKAETASEPSDDTATSDPDAADASAAKVLADRTQVVTRSDSRAAADPLKKDALSLGAGNTMARTEDLSDEDPRDIARALLASYGWDESQFGCLDSLWTRESGWNVYADNPSSSAYGIPQALPGSKMSSEGDDWATNPVTQIRWGLGYIQDRYGSPCGAWGHSQAQGFY from the coding sequence ATGGCGGTCGCGGGCACGGTCATCGCCGTGGGCAGCGGCGCGCTGTCCCTCGGCGCGGACGGCGGCACCGACGGCCCGGCCTCCTCCGCCCAGGTCGCCGACGCGCTCGCCCCGGTCACCCCGGTGACCGCGGCCGCCGACGCCAAGGCCGAGACCGCTTCCGAGCCGAGCGACGACACCGCGACCAGCGACCCGGACGCCGCCGACGCCAGCGCCGCGAAGGTGCTGGCCGACCGCACCCAGGTCGTCACCCGCTCCGACAGCCGCGCCGCGGCCGACCCGCTCAAGAAGGACGCGCTGTCCCTGGGCGCCGGCAACACGATGGCCCGCACCGAGGACCTCTCCGACGAGGACCCGCGCGACATCGCCCGCGCCCTGCTCGCGTCGTACGGCTGGGACGAGAGCCAGTTCGGCTGCCTCGACTCGCTGTGGACGCGCGAGTCCGGCTGGAACGTCTACGCCGACAACCCGAGTTCCAGCGCCTACGGCATCCCGCAGGCGCTGCCCGGCTCCAAGATGTCCAGCGAGGGCGACGACTGGGCCACCAACCCCGTCACCCAGATCCGCTGGGGCCTCGGCTACATCCAGGACCGCTACGGCTCGCCGTGCGGCGCCTGGGGCCACAGTCAGGCCCAGGGCTTCTACTGA
- a CDS encoding isoprenyl transferase — translation MVDWKRGLRRVVYPAYEARVLRRMPDSLPKHVGVMLDGNRRWARSVGRDTAHGHQAGADNIEPLLGWCDEVGIEVVTLWLLSTDNLNRPSDELASLMDIIEATVESLAERRRWRLHPVGALDLLPSSTAEKLKAAEEATRDVDGMLVNVAVGYGGRREIADAVRSLLSEHASRGTSLEELAQIIDVEHIAEHLYTKGQPDPDLVIRTSGEQRLGGFLLWQSAKSEFYFCEAYWPDFRRVDFLRAIRAYALRERRYGA, via the coding sequence CGTCTACCCCGCCTACGAGGCCCGCGTCCTGCGCCGGATGCCGGACAGCCTGCCCAAGCACGTCGGCGTGATGCTCGACGGCAACCGCCGCTGGGCCCGCTCGGTGGGCCGCGACACCGCCCACGGCCACCAGGCCGGCGCCGACAACATCGAGCCGCTCCTCGGCTGGTGCGACGAGGTCGGCATCGAGGTCGTCACCCTCTGGCTGCTGTCCACCGACAACCTCAACCGGCCCTCCGACGAGCTGGCCTCGCTCATGGACATCATCGAGGCCACGGTGGAGTCGCTGGCCGAGCGGCGCCGCTGGCGGCTGCACCCGGTCGGCGCCCTGGACCTGCTGCCGTCCTCGACCGCCGAGAAGCTCAAGGCCGCCGAGGAGGCCACCCGCGACGTGGACGGGATGCTCGTCAACGTCGCCGTCGGGTACGGCGGGCGCCGCGAGATCGCCGACGCCGTCCGCTCCCTGCTCAGCGAGCACGCCAGCCGCGGCACCTCGCTGGAGGAGCTGGCCCAGATCATCGACGTCGAGCACATCGCCGAGCACCTCTACACCAAGGGTCAGCCCGACCCGGACCTGGTGATCCGCACCTCCGGTGAGCAGCGGCTCGGCGGCTTCCTGCTGTGGCAGAGCGCCAAGAGCGAGTTCTACTTCTGCGAGGCCTACTGGCCCGACTTCCGGCGCGTGGACTTCCTGCGCGCCATCCGCGCGTACGCCCTGCGCGAGCGGCGCTACGGGGCGTAG